The nucleotide window TCATATTCCAGTTTTCCTACAAAACCATCCTGTAACAAAGAATTCAAATGCTGTATAAGCATTTTCTCATTACATCCTTTTATATCATTTTTAAAGTCTTTTACCCTTTGTTTTCCCGTTCTCAAACGCCACAACAATATAGCAGTCCATTTTTTTGATATTACCTTTTGCGTGAGTTCCAAAGGGCAGGTATATACTATATCCATAAGTTCCCCTCTCATACCATTTTTATTTATACCATATTTTCAAAAAATTCTGCTCAGTCCCCGGAGTTTTTTCCAGAAAAATTTTCGGCACTTCGATATTTCTTTTTTTAAAAGCAGTTAATTCAATTTTTCCTATTTTAGGTTTATACGAAATATTTGCTTCAAAGTTATTATCCATAATCTTTTTATAAACCTTCTCCAGAAACCGCGTACCTTTATCAGCAGTAATTTTATTATATCTGATATTATTCTCATGTAAATAGCTGAGTCCTCCCTGAAAGTAAAATAAAAGCATTGCAGTTCCCAGATCACAGTGTGGATTATCAATAACAGCATTTTCAATGCATAACCTTCCCGATTCATAATTATATATTGTGTGATACTCCATATTATATGCAATAGTATGCAAAACCTCTGAATTCTCAATACCGCTTATTTTTTCATTTATTTCCTTACAGCTTTCAGAGTTCAGAATAAATTTAAATAGTTCTTTCAGTTCTTCATTTGTCATTCTTCCGCCTCTTTTCATTTACGGATTTTCCTAATGTTTTACAATACTTGTCAGATCATGCATCCACTTTCTTGACTTATATCTCCAGAAAGCAAATCCAAACTTAATAATTTCCTCAATATTAGCAAGTGCAACTACCTGATATACAGGAAGTTTCAGTACCATAGTACCTATGAATGCCACAGGAACAGCAAAAAATATCAGAAATACCGTATCCAGAATAAAGGCAACTTTGGTATCTCCTCCAGCTCTTAATATCCCTATTAATATTGTCCAGTTAAGCATTTTGAAAAATACCGCTACACCGAGAACCCTTATTACAAGCACTGTCATTCTGAGAACTTCAGGTTTTAAAGTATAAAATACAAGTCCGGGTTTTGCTATTATTTCCAGAAAACAAGCACATATTATGGAAAATACAAATGCAATTCTCATTATCTTCCTTGACATCTCCATTGCCCTCTGATGGTTACCCGCTCCTATTGCCTGCCCTATAATCACACTTGAAGCATTGGCAATCCCCATGAAAACTATAGTGGAAAAATTCAGCAGAAGTTCTCCGATCTGGACACTGGCCACCTGTTCTGTACCGGATTTCGCATATGCTATAGTAAGTGTAGCTGTACCGCATACCCATATTATTTCAGTAAGCAAAACAGGAGTTGATATTCTTATCATCGACATTATTATCCCTTTTGACAGCCCGAAATAAGTTTTGAGCTTTCCTCTCAGATAATAACCCCTTTTGTATATTAATAAAATATACATACATATCTCAAGTATTCTTGCAATAAGCGTCGCGTAAGCCGAACCATTAACCCCGAGAACAGGAGCACCCATTTTACCGTTTATAAGTATATAGTTCAGCACGACATTTATCATTACTGCAACAAATGATATTGCCAAAGGCTGAACAGTTTTCCCCATTGATCTTATAGACATAATAACTGCCATTGAAACAGCAGTCATAGGGTATGACAGACTTATTATCTTCAGATACTCCGAACCTATTCTTATTACTTCCGGATCATCTGAAAATATTCTTATTATAAATGCAGGAAAAAAATACCCCAGAAAGCTGAAAATTGAAAAAAAGAAAACTGCCAGCATAATCATAACAGCAAATATCTTCCTCAGTATTGCATAATCTTTCTTACCGTAAAACTGTGCCATAAAAATGGAACATCCGCTAAAAGCCCCGAATAATGTAATATTAAACACCATATAGTATTTATTGGCAAATCCCACTGAAGCAATTGCGGTCTCCCCCAGCCTTCCTATCATAAGATTATCTGCGAGATTCAGAGCTACGTTTAAAAACTGCTGGCATATTAATGGTAATGCTAACTTTATAAATACTCTGTAAAAATTTTCATTTTTCATTTTTCACCTTCCTTAATATTGAATTCCTCTATACAAATAAAAATTAACTATAAAGTCTCTTTTGGTATCGGCATACGCACTTCTCCTTCGAAACTTCTATAGTTAATATTTATAACTTACTTATTAAATTTTTTTATTTAATATCCAGCCTGCCGTTTCAAATGAATTTTTGGTCGCCTGAAAATCAGGTGGTAGCTATTTATATCCGCAACACAGGATCCGTATCATCTCAAAAGTATGACCGTGATTTATCTGAAATGGCAAATATAGGGATAACCCCATTAAGACTATGTTAGAACAAAAATTGTATAATTGATCACGCACAGGCCAGAAAATTTTTTAATTATCTTCTTTTGTTTCCTCTACATAAAGGCTTTTTAACAGCAGCTCTTCCTCAAGCTGTTTCTTATCCACAGCTGCCGGAGCCTCCATCATAAGATCCTGCCCTTTATTTGTTTTAGGAAACGGAATTACTTCTTTTATGGAATCTTCTTTCAGCATAGCCATAAGCCATCTGTCTACTCCGAATGCTATTCCTCCGTGAGGCGGCACTCCGTATTTCAATGCATTCAGGAAAAATCCAAATTTATCTTCTGCTTCTTCTTTACTTAAACCAAGCTTTTCAAAAATAATATCCTGTAGTTCCGAATCGTGGATTCTTATACTTCCTCCTCCGATTTCGTATCCGTTTAACACCATATCATAACTTAAAGTTCGTATTTTTTCAAGACTTTTATTTAAAAATTCTCTGTCTTCTTCTTTTATTGCTGTAAACGGATGGTGTGTAGACTTAAATCTTTCTTCTTCTTCACTCCATTCAAACATTGGAAAATCTATTACCCATAAAAAGTTGTCCTGTTCTGTATTTATAAAATTAAGTTCATTTCCTAATTTCAGTCTTAATGCACCAAGTGCATTATTTGTGATATCCTTGGTATCAGCTATTATCAAAGCTATACTTCCAGATTTCAATTCCAGTTTTTCTGCTATTTTGCTAAGCTCATCCCCGCTGAAAAACTTGGCTATAGGTGAAACTATTTCGTTATTTTCATCTATTCTTATGTGTGCCAGTCCTTTTGCCTTGAAATATGTCTTTGCGTAATTCTCAAGGTCACCGATATACTTTCTGCTGAACTTCTCAAGATTATCAGGTACTACTATTGCAGCTATCTTTCCTCCGCTTTCTGCTGTACCGGCAAATGCCTTAAATTCTGAATTTCTTACTTCTTCTGTAATGTCTATAAGCTCAAGACCGAATCTTGTATCAGGTTTATCAGAACCGAATCTGTCCATAGCTTCATAATAATCCATTCTTGGAAAATCATAATCTGCTTTCTTTCCTGT belongs to Sebaldella sp. S0638 and includes:
- a CDS encoding helix-turn-helix domain-containing protein; amino-acid sequence: MDIVYTCPLELTQKVISKKWTAILLWRLRTGKQRVKDFKNDIKGCNEKMLIQHLNSLLQDGFVGKLEYDVYPKKTEYYLTEKGEALLPVLKLMQEYGREYLT
- a CDS encoding DUF4274 domain-containing protein → MKRGGRMTNEELKELFKFILNSESCKEINEKISGIENSEVLHTIAYNMEYHTIYNYESGRLCIENAVIDNPHCDLGTAMLLFYFQGGLSYLHENNIRYNKITADKGTRFLEKVYKKIMDNNFEANISYKPKIGKIELTAFKKRNIEVPKIFLEKTPGTEQNFLKIWYK
- a CDS encoding MATE family efflux transporter, translated to MKNENFYRVFIKLALPLICQQFLNVALNLADNLMIGRLGETAIASVGFANKYYMVFNITLFGAFSGCSIFMAQFYGKKDYAILRKIFAVMIMLAVFFFSIFSFLGYFFPAFIIRIFSDDPEVIRIGSEYLKIISLSYPMTAVSMAVIMSIRSMGKTVQPLAISFVAVMINVVLNYILINGKMGAPVLGVNGSAYATLIARILEICMYILLIYKRGYYLRGKLKTYFGLSKGIIMSMIRISTPVLLTEIIWVCGTATLTIAYAKSGTEQVASVQIGELLLNFSTIVFMGIANASSVIIGQAIGAGNHQRAMEMSRKIMRIAFVFSIICACFLEIIAKPGLVFYTLKPEVLRMTVLVIRVLGVAVFFKMLNWTILIGILRAGGDTKVAFILDTVFLIFFAVPVAFIGTMVLKLPVYQVVALANIEEIIKFGFAFWRYKSRKWMHDLTSIVKH
- the aspS gene encoding aspartate--tRNA ligase, with the translated sequence MYRTHNLGQLRIENAGEKVVLSGWVANVRDMNHFLFLVLRDREGITQVIIDKENSPEGLFEKTKSLNNEDVIKVTGTVRERSSKNKDMPTGDIEVAADTIDILSRSLQLPFAINDNITNLGEDMRLKYRYLDLRRTKMLNNLRKRNTMLKAMRDYLTDKGFLDIDTPVLAKATPEGARDFIVPSRINKGDFYALPQSPQLFKQILMVAGVDRYYQLAKCFRDEDLRADRQPEFTQLDIEMSFVTQEDILCEMEKMAKIVFEKVTGKKADYDFPRMDYYEAMDRFGSDKPDTRFGLELIDITEEVRNSEFKAFAGTAESGGKIAAIVVPDNLEKFSRKYIGDLENYAKTYFKAKGLAHIRIDENNEIVSPIAKFFSGDELSKIAEKLELKSGSIALIIADTKDITNNALGALRLKLGNELNFINTEQDNFLWVIDFPMFEWSEEEERFKSTHHPFTAIKEEDREFLNKSLEKIRTLSYDMVLNGYEIGGGSIRIHDSELQDIIFEKLGLSKEEAEDKFGFFLNALKYGVPPHGGIAFGVDRWLMAMLKEDSIKEVIPFPKTNKGQDLMMEAPAAVDKKQLEEELLLKSLYVEETKEDN